In one Aeromicrobium wangtongii genomic region, the following are encoded:
- the metK gene encoding methionine adenosyltransferase, producing MSRFFTSESVTEGHPDKIADQISDSVLDALLAADPKSRVACETFITTGLIVVGGEVTTEAYADIAKIARDRVLEIGYDSSVKGFDGASCGVQITLDAQSPDIAQGVDTAFEGRTGESADPLDQQGAGDQGLMFGFAVDETPELMPLPITIAHRLAEQLTAVRKDGTLPYLRPDGKTQVTVEYDDNDKPVRVDTVVLSTQHEDGIDLDSQLTVDIKKHVVDVVLADFDIDTTDYRLLVNPTGKFVIGGPMGDVGLTGRKIIVDTYGGYARHGGGAFSGKDPSKVDRSAAYAMRWVAKNIVAAGLASKVEVQVAYAIGKAHPVGFYVEAFGTETVPVDKIREAVLEVFDLRPAAIIRDLDLLKPIYAQTAAYGHFGRQLPGVVWETTDRAEALKAAAGA from the coding sequence GTGAGCCGATTCTTCACGTCCGAGTCCGTGACCGAGGGTCACCCGGACAAGATCGCCGACCAGATCAGCGACAGCGTCCTCGACGCCCTGCTCGCGGCCGACCCCAAGAGCCGCGTCGCCTGCGAGACCTTCATCACGACCGGTCTGATCGTCGTCGGCGGCGAGGTCACGACCGAGGCGTACGCGGACATCGCGAAGATCGCCCGTGACCGCGTGCTCGAGATCGGCTACGACTCGTCGGTCAAGGGATTCGACGGTGCGTCCTGCGGCGTCCAGATCACCCTGGACGCGCAGTCGCCCGACATCGCCCAGGGCGTCGACACCGCATTCGAGGGTCGCACCGGTGAGTCGGCCGATCCGCTGGACCAGCAGGGCGCCGGCGACCAGGGCCTGATGTTCGGTTTCGCCGTCGACGAGACGCCCGAGCTCATGCCGCTGCCGATCACGATCGCGCACCGTCTGGCCGAGCAGCTCACCGCGGTCCGCAAGGACGGCACGCTGCCGTACCTGCGTCCCGACGGCAAGACCCAGGTCACGGTCGAGTACGACGACAACGACAAGCCGGTTCGCGTCGACACCGTCGTGCTGTCCACGCAGCACGAGGACGGCATCGACCTGGACTCCCAGCTGACGGTCGACATCAAGAAGCACGTCGTCGACGTCGTCCTGGCCGACTTCGACATCGACACCACCGACTACCGCCTGCTGGTCAACCCGACCGGCAAGTTCGTCATCGGCGGCCCGATGGGCGATGTGGGCCTGACCGGCCGCAAGATCATCGTCGACACCTACGGCGGCTACGCCCGTCACGGCGGTGGCGCGTTCTCCGGCAAGGATCCGAGCAAGGTCGACCGCTCGGCCGCCTACGCGATGCGCTGGGTCGCCAAGAACATCGTCGCCGCCGGCCTGGCCTCCAAGGTCGAGGTGCAGGTCGCCTACGCGATCGGCAAGGCGCACCCGGTCGGCTTCTACGTCGAGGCCTTCGGCACCGAGACCGTCCCGGTCGACAAGATCCGCGAGGCCGTCCTGGAGGTCTTCGACCTGCGCCCGGCCGCGATCATCCGCGACCTGGACCTGCTGAAGCCCATCTACGCCCAGACGGCGGCCTACGGCCACTTCGGTCGTCAGCTGCCCGGCGTCGTGTGGGAGACCACCGACCGGGCCGAGGCGCTCAAGGCCGCAGCCGGCGCCTGA
- a CDS encoding ArsR/SmtB family transcription factor → MMLDDAQIDRLFHALADATRRDIVRRTVEGELSVTALAEGYPISFAAVQKHVAVLERVGLVTKSRHGRELRVRSELQSVERARHALDELAEAWQGRVQRMSDLLDTPTDTTTGE, encoded by the coding sequence ATGATGCTTGACGATGCGCAGATCGACCGTCTGTTCCACGCCCTCGCCGACGCCACCCGGCGCGACATCGTGCGACGCACCGTCGAGGGCGAGCTGTCGGTGACGGCGCTCGCCGAGGGCTACCCCATCAGCTTCGCGGCCGTGCAGAAGCACGTCGCGGTGCTCGAACGGGTGGGCCTGGTCACCAAGTCACGACACGGCCGAGAGCTGCGGGTGCGCTCGGAGCTGCAGAGCGTCGAGCGCGCTCGACACGCCCTGGACGAGCTCGCCGAGGCCTGGCAGGGCCGCGTGCAGCGGATGTCGGACCTGCTCGACACCCCCACCGACACCACGACTGGAGAATGA
- a CDS encoding SRPBCC family protein, with translation MTMQLDIDKDLDALTLIVVATFDHPVEEVWDLYADPRKLERWWGPPTYPATVVEHDLTAGGTVHYYMTSPEGEQHHGRWDVLDVDAPTSFSILDKFADADGNPADGMPEATMRLSIAGTSGGAQMTAVTTYASREALEQVLAMGMEEGLRTSMAQMDGVLAGA, from the coding sequence ATGACAATGCAGCTGGACATCGACAAGGACCTGGACGCGCTCACGCTGATCGTCGTGGCGACCTTCGACCATCCCGTCGAGGAGGTGTGGGACCTGTACGCCGATCCCCGCAAGCTCGAGCGCTGGTGGGGACCGCCCACCTACCCGGCCACCGTGGTCGAGCACGACCTGACCGCCGGGGGCACCGTCCACTACTACATGACCTCGCCCGAGGGCGAGCAGCACCACGGGCGGTGGGACGTGCTCGACGTGGACGCGCCGACGTCGTTCAGCATCCTCGACAAGTTCGCGGACGCCGACGGCAACCCGGCCGACGGCATGCCCGAGGCGACGATGCGGCTCTCGATCGCCGGGACGTCCGGCGGCGCGCAGATGACCGCCGTGACGACCTATGCATCCCGTGAGGCCCTCGAGCAGGTGCTCGCGATGGGCATGGAGGAGGGACTCAGGACGTCGATGGCCCAGATGGACGGCGTGCTCGCCGGCGCCTGA